One Mugil cephalus isolate CIBA_MC_2020 chromosome 10, CIBA_Mcephalus_1.1, whole genome shotgun sequence genomic window carries:
- the mlycd gene encoding malonyl-CoA decarboxylase, mitochondrial translates to MISLRAICAFRSSTRCWRHRTVVKLALEAPAVNGCHWYSTKIRNGDSGMDDILTRVVVPLPSYETRDKSPPPPESNSLEFMHFYKSLEKEDKRDFLAKLSQDFGVDHKGASELALKLLDTQLRDLATILQVEDRLRYYLTPRYKQLLSHISKVEGGVKFLVDLRADVLEIISSKASESPHIRDLNGTLKSLLSEWFSVGLLRLERITWQSPCEILQKISQYEAVHPVRNWTDLKRRVGPYRRCYAFTHAAMPGEPLVVLHVALTEDISDNIQSIVREFATVDSEEDVNKINSAIFYSISSTQAGLQGVELGNYLIKRVVRELQSEFPHMAQFSSLSPIPGFSSWLQGLLSQYRKEGRAFDLLSEQEWKEVEQATDSSPGAATVDSLRKLISTGEWMRSERLTRVLEPALMRLCAWYLYGEKRRGYALNPVANFHLQNGATMWRLNWHADTSPRGVANSCGIMVNYRYFLNETSKNSALYLQNKVITATDQVLALVSQFQKNSKL, encoded by the exons ATGATATCCCTCCGTGCAATCTGCGCTTTCCGCAGCAGTACGAGGTGCTGGCGACACCGGACTGTCGTCAAACTGGCTCTGGAGGCCCCGGCCGTCAACGGTTGTCACTGGTACTCTACCAAAATTCGCAACGGTGACTCGGGTATGGATGACATTCTGACGAGAGTCGTTGTACCTTTACCCTCATACGAGACGAGAGACAagtccccccctcctcccgagTCCAACAGCCTGGAGTTCATGCATTTCTACAAAAGTCTCGAAAAGGAAGACAAACGGGATTTCCTGGCGAAGCTGTCGCAGGACTTCGGCGTGGACCATAAAGGCGCTTCGGAGCTCGCCCTGAAACTGTTGGACACTCAGCTTCGGGACTTGGCGACTATTCTACAAGTAGAGGACAGGCTTCGGTACTACCTGACCCCCCGTTACAAACAGTTGCTCAGTCATATAAGCAAAGTCGAGGGGGGAGTGAAGTTTCTGGTGGATCTCCGAGCCGACGTGCTCGAAATAATCTCGTCCAAAGCAAGCGAGAGCCCGCATATCAGG GACCTGAACGGTACGCTGAAGAGCTTGCTGTCCGAGTGGTTTTCAGTGGGTCTGCTCCGGCTTGAGAGAATCACTTGGCAGTCACCCTGCGAGATCCTGCAGAAGATCAGCCA GTATGAGGCAGTGCACCCCGTAAGGAACTGGACTGACCTAAAGCGCAGAGTGGGACCGTACCGACGTTGTTATGCCTTCACCCACGCCGCCATGCCGGGAGAGCCCCTGGTTGTACTACATGTGGCCCTCACGGAAGACATCTCCGATAACATACAG AGCATTGTCCGCGAGTTCGCCACCGTTGACTCAGAGGAGGATGTGAATAAGATAAACTCAGCCATCTTCTACTCCATCTCCTCAACCCAGGCCGGTCTGCAAGGGGTGGAGCTGGGCAACTACCTCATCAAGAGGGTGGTGCGAGAACTGCAG AGTGAGTTCCCTCACATGGCCCAGTTCTCCAGCCTGTCACCCATCCCAGGCTTCTCCTCCTGGCTCCAGGGCCTGCTCAGCCAGTACAGGAAGGAGGGCAGAGCCTTCGACCTCCTCTCCGAGCAGGAGTGGAAGGAGGTGGAACAGGCCACCGACTCCAGCCCGGGGGCCGCGACCGTCGACTCCCTCCGCAAGCTCATCAGCACCGGCGAGTGGATGCGCTCGGAGAGGCTGACCCGCGTCCTGGAGCCCGCCCTGATGCGCCTCTGCGCCTGGTACCTCTACGGCGAGAAGAGGCGGGGCTACGCCCTCAACCCGGTGGCAAACTTCCACTTGCAAAACGGCGCCACCATGTGGCGGCTCAACTGGCACGCGGACACCAGCCCCCGGGGCGTGGCGAACTCCTGCGGGATCATGGTGAACTATCGCTACTTCCTCAACGAGACGTCTAAGAACAGCGCTCTTTACCTGCAGAATAAGGTCATCACGGCGACGGATCAGGTGCTGGCGCTGGTGTCCCAATTTCAGAAGAACAGCAAACTGTAA